Proteins encoded in a region of the Paenibacillus sp. W2I17 genome:
- a CDS encoding heavy-metal-associated domain-containing protein, with protein sequence MKEATVKIQGMSCRSCVSKIEGAISALGAEGHVNFEQGTVEVRFDDSKVQIAEIEEAIRRKGYNVGA encoded by the coding sequence GTGAAAGAAGCAACTGTAAAAATTCAAGGTATGTCTTGCCGTTCTTGTGTATCTAAAATTGAAGGTGCAATTAGCGCTCTTGGCGCTGAAGGCCACGTAAATTTTGAACAAGGAACAGTAGAAGTTCGATTTGACGATTCTAAAGTTCAAATCGCTGAAATTGAAGAAGCGATCCGTAGAAAAGGATATAACGTCGGAGCGTAA
- a CDS encoding ferredoxin has translation MSKYTCIDKDTCIACGACGAVAPEIFGYDDEGLAHVIFEGDDNRGMSLIGPGWLEDLQDAVDGCPTDSILVDDKPFS, from the coding sequence ATGTCTAAATATACTTGTATAGATAAAGATACTTGCATCGCTTGTGGTGCATGTGGAGCAGTGGCGCCTGAGATTTTTGGTTATGATGATGAGGGTTTGGCACATGTGATTTTTGAAGGAGACGACAACCGCGGTATGTCACTAATAGGTCCGGGTTGGCTGGAAGACTTACAAGATGCAGTAGATGGTTGCCCAACCGATTCGATCTTGGTTGATGACAAGCCGTTCTCTTAG
- a CDS encoding glutaredoxin family protein encodes MTESIQIYSIPTCSDCNYAKRYFKERELPYTDYNCEEDSKYAEEVWKLTGKQVVPTIVIGDKVFVGFAENLTEISELVK; translated from the coding sequence ATGACGGAATCCATTCAGATTTATTCAATCCCAACCTGTAGCGATTGCAATTATGCTAAACGTTACTTTAAAGAGCGTGAGCTTCCCTATACGGATTACAATTGTGAAGAAGATAGCAAGTACGCTGAGGAAGTCTGGAAGTTGACTGGCAAACAGGTTGTACCAACCATTGTCATTGGAGATAAGGTCTTTGTAGGCTTTGCCGAAAATCTTACTGAAATCAGTGAGTTAGTAAAGTAA
- a CDS encoding nitrite reductase — protein MGDKIKIAISPAIQLGGSLFTPEQLVKIGEIIAPDSKVEMTPFKQLYAEVSIEQRDQIKNKLEDHGLEINPAGFVTKSLIACNFCRGAEEAGMETAKNLNQAISGIDTPTPLKIGYAGCALGTSEPLIKDIGIVKMRDKFDVYVGGESKGLKPSFAKLLHSGLMEDQLIPFVTAIIDYYKIHAKGKEKFSKFVNRMTLENLKSMTLERG, from the coding sequence ATGGGAGATAAAATTAAAATAGCGATTAGTCCAGCAATCCAACTTGGTGGAAGCTTATTCACTCCGGAGCAACTAGTTAAAATTGGCGAGATTATTGCTCCAGATTCAAAAGTGGAGATGACACCCTTTAAGCAACTCTACGCAGAAGTATCGATTGAACAACGAGATCAGATCAAAAATAAACTTGAAGATCACGGTCTTGAAATAAACCCTGCAGGATTTGTAACCAAAAGTCTTATCGCTTGCAACTTTTGTAGAGGTGCAGAAGAAGCAGGCATGGAAACAGCCAAAAATTTAAATCAAGCCATTTCCGGTATCGATACGCCTACACCACTCAAGATTGGATATGCTGGATGCGCCTTAGGCACTAGTGAACCATTGATTAAGGATATTGGGATCGTAAAGATGCGCGATAAGTTCGATGTTTATGTTGGTGGCGAGTCGAAGGGGCTTAAACCCTCCTTCGCCAAGCTACTACATTCCGGATTAATGGAGGATCAGCTTATTCCTTTCGTTACCGCAATTATTGATTATTATAAGATACATGCGAAAGGCAAAGAAAAGTTCAGCAAATTCGTTAATCGAATGACACTGGAAAACTTGAAGTCTATGACGCTTGAAAGGGGGTGA
- a CDS encoding copper amine oxidase N-terminal domain-containing protein, producing the protein MKKTVILLTSLALMLATAAGTTSAKPGNTPPGQSGKEVSSKAPKDKETPIEEKQTEEVESAETVSPEDDKVKDSSTLETENITDPTEPKKKGSKGYKGLLNAIQHVEDKPAGAVLADILLTKYATELTDEQIKELEAILEKDKALETAAEMLEKNGSVTDAVYLQEEAIKANFKNLDLYKTMGKLNEKAGKKNGVKLYVNGEASDSEPFVKKGNTFVPFRAIAESLKAEVAWNPEERSIIVTKDGVSIKLVVDSKTATVNGKNVSLDAPATITKGSTYVPVRFISEALDATVQWEEESKTVVVYEEE; encoded by the coding sequence ATGAAAAAAACAGTCATCTTGCTAACCAGTCTGGCGCTAATGCTTGCCACCGCCGCAGGCACAACCTCAGCCAAACCGGGAAACACTCCACCCGGACAATCAGGTAAAGAGGTATCGTCAAAAGCACCCAAAGACAAAGAAACTCCAATTGAGGAGAAACAGACCGAGGAAGTCGAGTCTGCTGAAACGGTCAGCCCTGAAGATGACAAAGTTAAGGATTCTTCAACATTGGAGACAGAGAATATAACCGATCCAACCGAACCCAAGAAAAAAGGCTCCAAAGGATACAAAGGTTTGCTAAATGCTATTCAACATGTGGAAGATAAACCGGCAGGTGCTGTACTAGCCGATATTTTGCTTACAAAATATGCGACTGAGCTGACGGACGAACAAATTAAAGAACTTGAAGCCATCCTTGAAAAGGACAAGGCGTTGGAAACTGCAGCAGAAATGCTCGAAAAAAACGGTAGTGTGACTGACGCGGTGTATTTGCAGGAAGAGGCCATTAAAGCCAATTTTAAAAACCTGGACCTGTACAAAACAATGGGAAAACTCAATGAAAAGGCGGGTAAAAAGAATGGGGTGAAGCTGTATGTGAACGGGGAAGCTTCTGACTCCGAACCTTTTGTCAAAAAGGGCAACACGTTTGTTCCTTTTCGCGCCATAGCTGAGTCTTTGAAAGCCGAAGTGGCATGGAATCCCGAAGAACGCTCCATCATTGTCACGAAGGATGGGGTGAGCATTAAACTTGTGGTTGACAGTAAGACTGCAACAGTTAATGGCAAAAACGTCTCTTTGGATGCGCCAGCCACTATCACAAAAGGCAGTACTTATGTACCCGTACGTTTCATAAGTGAGGCATTGGATGCAACCGTGCAATGGGAAGAAGAAAGTAAAACCGTCGTTGTTTATGAAGAAGAATAA
- a CDS encoding AraC family transcriptional regulator translates to MLPFYEIRKDDLSVIRNAKQISFPAHMHGYIEILYVLSGSQRVEINEKMYELHKGDVALIFPDIIHRYETSGYPTTNEVLLIIHPKIFGGLFPDLTRFHPENPIVTQPFVHEDVASAFERIKREDDYAIKLGWTHIIMSHLLREIEFKQIQRSPIQDLSKKLMEYLSNHFTEPITLDSLAAEFNVSKYYISRIFSNKIKINLRNYLSMLRVEYASMLIRTTDASLTTICVNAGFDSQRTFNRVFRAIYGMTPRDFKNNVHNYLK, encoded by the coding sequence GTGCTACCATTTTACGAGATTCGCAAGGATGATTTATCTGTAATTCGAAATGCCAAGCAGATATCTTTCCCCGCACATATGCACGGTTACATAGAAATTCTATACGTGCTCTCAGGGTCTCAACGGGTTGAGATTAACGAAAAAATGTACGAGTTACATAAGGGTGATGTGGCACTGATCTTTCCAGATATAATTCATCGTTATGAAACAAGCGGGTATCCTACCACCAACGAAGTATTATTGATTATTCACCCCAAAATTTTTGGTGGCCTGTTTCCTGATCTCACCCGCTTTCACCCGGAGAACCCAATCGTTACCCAACCCTTTGTCCATGAAGACGTCGCTAGCGCTTTTGAAAGAATAAAGCGGGAAGATGATTATGCGATCAAACTAGGCTGGACCCACATCATCATGTCCCATTTATTACGAGAGATTGAATTCAAACAAATACAGCGCTCTCCTATACAAGACTTGTCCAAAAAATTAATGGAGTATTTGTCTAATCATTTTACGGAACCGATTACGTTGGATTCACTCGCTGCCGAATTTAATGTAAGTAAATATTATATTTCTCGGATCTTCTCCAATAAGATCAAAATAAATCTTCGAAACTATCTCTCCATGCTTCGGGTAGAGTATGCTTCCATGCTGATTCGTACAACGGATGCATCTTTAACGACGATATGTGTGAACGCAGGTTTTGATAGCCAACGTACATTTAATCGTGTATTTCGAGCCATTTATGGAATGACACCGCGAGATTTTAAAAACAATGTCCACAATTATCTAAAATAA
- a CDS encoding metal-sensitive transcriptional regulator, with product MDDTILEAASCDHTSSNERKSHHSESTKRKLISRLNRIEGQVRGVKGMIEKDTYCDDVLHQIASIQSALNGVGKQLLEHHMKSCVIERISEGDHKVLDELMITVNKLIK from the coding sequence TTGGATGATACGATACTTGAGGCCGCCTCATGTGACCATACATCTTCAAACGAACGGAAAAGCCATCATTCGGAGAGTACGAAGCGAAAATTAATTAGCCGGTTGAATCGGATTGAAGGGCAAGTGCGTGGAGTAAAAGGAATGATTGAGAAGGATACGTATTGTGATGACGTGTTGCACCAAATTGCCTCCATTCAATCCGCGTTGAATGGAGTAGGAAAGCAGCTTTTGGAACATCATATGAAAAGCTGTGTCATTGAACGCATTTCAGAAGGCGATCACAAAGTTTTGGATGAACTGATGATAACTGTAAATAAGTTAATTAAATAA